Below is a genomic region from Triticum urartu cultivar G1812 unplaced genomic scaffold, Tu2.1 TuUngrouped_contig_5255, whole genome shotgun sequence.
CCCAGCCCCAGCAACAGGAATGTCAAGTCGGTGAAGAGGAGGCTGAAAAAATAAGATTTGATATTCGCTTAGAAAAATGGAAGCTGCTCGATGAAGTCACAGAACAAATCCAAGCAATGAAGGTGGACAACAAACTTTCTGAAATCAAGAACACCATGGAACAAATGAAGGGCGCACAACTGCAGATCAACCTACAACAAATGGATGAAGACCTGCTGGGTCTGCCAGAATCTGTTAAAGATCAACCCTTATGGGTACTCCTTCGAGCGCTGTGGCAGCTCAAGCACAAGCCTATTGAAGGTGAGCCTACTACCAAACAAGACCAAGAATGGAAGGAAGACAGATTCACGCATGAATATATCATCAAGAGAACAGCCGAGAAGCTTAAAGGGCATATGGAAGAAGATGCAGACACAAAGGCAATTCGTCTCAAAGAAGCCCATTATGAACAGATCCTAAGGGAGGTGTTCCCCCCGGTGACCACCAAGAAGAACCCGCAGATCCAGGAGCAAGCCACCGCCGTCAGCGCCACTAGCACCATTATATTGGTCGAGGATCAAATCAAAGAAATGATCCGTAAGGTCCTTCAGGAGAAATCCGTGCACAAACCAGGTGCTGAGCTACAGGAAGACAAAACCATGAAGAAACCAGGTCCAGCTGAGCTGCAGGAAGACAAATCCGTGAAGAAAATAGATACAACTGATGGTATACAAAGTCAGCATTGTATCCCCAATGCTCTAATTGAAGAAACCATAGCAAAGATTCAGGAAATCGAGTGCACGATGCAAGACCAGCTCCAGATCAAAGGAATCATGGACAAAATTGAAGATTGTTTGACGGGACAAGATGACAAGATCCTGGTTATCCTCAAACTCGATGCTGACTGGGTATCCAGATGGAAGGATACCAAAAATGCTTTCAGCATGTTTGGTTGCATAGCCGGTGCACTGATGTTGACATTCAAAGATAAGATAGCACGAGCCAAAGAATATTGTTGGCCACTGCGGGAGCCTATAGACTATAGTCTTCTTGGCTTCTACCATGATACTGCACTTGAGCTTACAAAAAACCACATGCTTGAAGATAACCCAAAGATTTATCTTGACATCTTGGACAAGTGTAAGCACCATGAATTCTGCATGAAGATCTTCATTCATGCTTTGCACGCCAACCCCAAGAGGAGCAATGAGGAGCTAAGCAAGTTGCACAAAGCCCTGCAGCCGGTACATGAAGCTTCACACACATCTGCACACAACTCATTGGACAGCAATATCATTGCTAAGAAGATGTTCATGTTCTCTTACAGTGACCTGCCTAAGGAATACAGGTCCTGCTTGCTATACCTAGCAATTTTCCCTCGAAGACAACACATCAGGCGGTCAACCTTGATAGGACGGTGGGTTGTAGAGGGGTTGATAACCAAGCAAGACTGGGCCAGCTCTGTGCGACATGCCAATCGATGTTTTGAGGCGCTCATTAACCGGTGGCTTCTTTATCCTGCTGATATTGGTGCTACAGGACAGGTGAAGAGCTGTGTGATAGGTGATGTAGTTCATGGATTCATAACCAAGATCGCCAGGAAACAGCGCATTGTAGAAACACGCCTGTCACATTACTTGGCTCGCCACTTCTCCATTTTCAACAATCTCCGAATCCGTCGCTCTGATACAATCAATAGATTCTTTGAAAAGCTCTATGAAGAATCATTTCGAGTATCCATTATCAAGGTGCTAGATCTAGAAGGTTGTAAATGCTTTGGTGGTAAGAACCAGCGGTACCTCAAGGACATCTGCAGGACGATGTTACTGCTCAAGTATCTGAGTCTAAGAAAAACAGATGTTAAACAGCTGCCTAGTGAAATCAACAACCTCCGTGAGCTGGAAGTATTGGATATTCGGGACACCGATGTGCCTGAGTCTGCAACAGTAAATGTCCTACTCCTGAAGCTGAAGCATTTGCTGGCTGGACACGTTGTGCTGAACTCAGTGCCTTGTGTTCCTGACAAGATTGGAAAAATGTTAAACATGGAGGTATTGTCCAATGTCAAGGCACGAAATCATCAAGTTTTGAAAGATATTGGAAAGCTGTGGCAGCTGAGGAAGCTTGGTGTGgttattgaagacaatgacaaaCTCGTTAGGAATTTGCTTCGAGCTATCAGCGACCTGCATGAGTGCCTCAAGTCTCTGTCAATCACTCTTCCCATGACTGACCAAGATCGTTCCACCGAAGATTTTCCAATTGATGTTCTCGAATATTATAAACACCCTCCCAAGCTTCTTGAGAGCCTAAGCATTACTGGAACCACAAAAAACAGGCAACTTCTTCAACTGCTGACCAAAGATAATGACTTCTTCCAACTTGCGAAGATAACTCTAACTGGAACCCGACTGAAGCAGGATAATCTGAAGGTCCTCAACCAGCTTCCCAATATAGTTTGTCTCAGGCTCCGGGAAAAAGCAT
It encodes:
- the LOC125528974 gene encoding uncharacterized protein LOC125528974 gives rise to the protein MAELASGAVSSLLGVIRNEALLLGRVRHDVQFIQEEMESMQSFLAHLSKKAPGGGDQDEQMRTWMNQVRLLAQDSNNCIDMYLYRGNPELHLARGGLRRYVFWLPWFVHKMVAQRRAAVQLGVLRERAHDIGERRTRYGVEVPAKEAAAALSPTAEEQASASSASSDDEKEKSNDQLMLAVATTNHSGVRGTFYQPRTPEENIRVKLAEWIEDVAQCGTAMGEPIPSVAIVAQDKEETLAIANEASAMWEKRCPHWRSVMVDIPAVHIQSRTLRTRDILYYILRKLQSLEPQPQQQECQVGEEEAEKIRFDIRLEKWKLLDEVTEQIQAMKVDNKLSEIKNTMEQMKGAQLQINLQQMDEDLLGLPESVKDQPLWVLLRALWQLKHKPIEGEPTTKQDQEWKEDRFTHEYIIKRTAEKLKGHMEEDADTKAIRLKEAHYEQILREVFPPVTTKKNPQIQEQATAVSATSTIILVEDQIKEMIRKVLQEKSVHKPGAELQEDKTMKKPGPAELQEDKSVKKIDTTDGIQSQHCIPNALIEETIAKIQEIECTMQDQLQIKGIMDKIEDCLTGQDDKILVILKLDADWVSRWKDTKNAFSMFGCIAGALMLTFKDKIARAKEYCWPLREPIDYSLLGFYHDTALELTKNHMLEDNPKIYLDILDKCKHHEFCMKIFIHALHANPKRSNEELSKLHKALQPVHEASHTSAHNSLDSNIIAKKMFMFSYSDLPKEYRSCLLYLAIFPRRQHIRRSTLIGRWVVEGLITKQDWASSVRHANRCFEALINRWLLYPADIGATGQVKSCVIGDVVHGFITKIARKQRIVETRLSHYLARHFSIFNNLRIRRSDTINRFFEKLYEESFRVSIIKVLDLEGCKCFGGKNQRYLKDICRTMLLLKYLSLRKTDVKQLPSEINNLRELEVLDIRDTDVPESATVNVLLLKLKHLLAGHVVLNSVPCVPDKIGKMLNMEVLSNVKARNHQVLKDIGKLWQLRKLGVVIEDNDKLVRNLLRAISDLHECLKSLSITLPMTDQDRSTEDFPIDVLEYYKHPPKLLESLSITGTTKNRQLLQLLTKDNDFFQLAKITLTGTRLKQDNLKVLNQLPNIVCLRLREKAYIDDNLTFKNEEFKNLKCFLVEGSNMTDILFEGGAHKLEKIILCSTDGIQSLSGVEALPELKEVELNNNNNKLSLFDKAKKVSKVTLCSTKLSEDDLKMFAKIRYVRCLILKEKACVESQIKFNKDEFPSLNLLIVDGSAITNIGFANGSAPKLEKIIWSFTEDKVRSLSGIDNLPKLKELEFNGDLIPGELKEAINKHKNKPNLIHNKPENQYQEMGNIKEMGKAARFPSCWKSQD